A region of the Nocardia asteroides genome:
CCATCGAATACCGCTTCATCAGCGGGTCCTTCACCGAGCCCGGCCCCGCGACCTGCTGGATCCGGATCAAACACCCGATTGTCGCCGGCACCGAGCCGAGCCCGCTGGAGCGTACCCTCGCGGCCGCCGATTCCGGCAACGGCGTCAGTGCCATCCTCGACTGGTCGAAGTACTTGTTCATCAACACCGATCTGACGGTCACCCTGCACCGCCAACCGGCGGGTGAATGGGTCTGCCTCGACGCCGTCACCTACCCCCAACCCCATGGCATAGGTATGGCCGAATCGGCGCTCTACGACGAAAAGGGCCCCTTGGGCCGCAGCACGCAAACCCTCTTCCTCGGCACCCGGTAGCCGAGACAGACCCACCCGAGGTTCGTCACGGATCCGCTCACGGACGGGTCGAGATCTGTTGTGTTGTATGACCGTTGCGATCGAAGTCCCGATAACGGAGCCACAATAGTCTCCGCTGTCCAACCAGCAGAGGGACGACCGCGGCCACGGCGCAGGCTGAGGAGATGCGCGCAAACAGCTCCAGCCTCACCCGCACACCGCCGAGGCTCGCTTCAGCGCGCCCAGGAACTGCATGCAGCACTCGCCGTGCCCAGCGTGCTGGGTCAGAATTATCTTCGCGACGGCGAGTGAGATTTCGCCGGGTTGTTCGCCGCAGACGCGATGGCGGATTCGAACGATATCCGCGCTGACGGGTAGGGTCATGGCGCCCTCCGCTGCACGCGTTCGTCCGGGACGATCTGCCCGGCACCGACCAGCGTCCAGTACGCGAAAGCCTTGTCCTGGCAGGAATCAATGCTGCATTCGACGTGGTCTTGCATCGTCGCATGTGCGTCCTCGATGTCGAGGCGGTCGATGATGTCGCCGAGGGGTACTGCTGATTTCAGTAGGGCGTCGTCTCTGTCGAGCAGGTAGGGCAGAACGTAGAAGGTACCGACGGCCAACAACCCCAAGCCGACGGCAACGATTCCTGCGGTGACGATCTGAACCATGCGAAGAGTTTCGGCAGCGCACCAGTCTGTCCGCGTCGCCACCAATGCATCACCTTGATCAGCGAAACCGACGGAGGTATCTTCTATGTCTCATCTTCGCTGCGTGGCTGGAGTCAGAAAACCCGAGAGCCGGTGCACCTATGCCAACCGTACTGAAAGCACTACTGCAACAGCGCCACCTCCAAACCGTGTCCGCGTTCAACCGCGAATACGACAGGGTCGCGAGCGAATCCGAACCCGAACTCGTCGGCGCAGGACCGAAGAAGGCGCAGTTCTATCGTTGGCTCTCCGGAAATCTCACCAGCCTCCCCTACCCCCATCACCGCCGGATCTTGGAGGCCATGTTCCCCGGCTGGTCGGCCGACGAGTTGTTCGAAGACTGTGCGAGTTCCAGCGATGTTCGATCAGGCCGCAAAATACGCAATATCGCAGACTTTTCCGTTCGGGACATGGCCGACGTCGAGGCGATCTTCGCAAACCGAACCGACTTCCTGCACGCCATGCCGCCACGAAAGCTGTTCGAGAGTACCCGGCGGATCGATATGGCGGGCCTGTCGCTGAATCTGCTCTGCCAGCAGTATTCGGATACCGACCTCATGAAGTTGCTCGAGTCCGGTGTCACCCTCCGCTGCCTATTCCTCGACCCGAGCGGAACCCATATCCGCCTTCGAGAGACCGAGGAGGGTCATGCACCTGGTGTGCTGTCAAGCCTGACGGAACTGAACATGAAGTGCTTGATACGAGTGCAGAAAAAATTCGCCCCATCACAGGCGAAGCCCATTCGAATCCGCACCTACGATGAAACCGTCCGCTTCAATATCACCATTGTCGACTCGGCAGTCTGCATCATCCAGCCCTACCTACCCAGAGCCCGAGGAGTCGAATCACCGACACTGGTCGCTCGAAAATCAGAGTCAACAGGGCTTTTTGACACGTTCTCCGAAGTTTTCGAAACGATGTGGTCCAGTGGCCGGGAGGTACCGTCGATATGACAGTGAGTCGCGACGAACTGCTCGCGGTCGCCCGTTCGGCTGTCGAGCGGGGAGCGGCACTGCTCCGCACGGCTGACCGAGGAAGCGTCCGCGCAAAGAGCGACCGAGATTACGTGACCGACCTCGATCATCTGATTCAAGACCAGATCAGGAGATATCTGGCCGATACGACGCCCACGTTCGGTTTTCTGGGGGAGGAAATCGATGACATGTCGATCCCCAGCTCTGGAGAATCCCTGTGGGTGCTCGACCCGATCGACGGTACATCCAACTTCATCCATGGACTCCCGCTCTGCGCGGTGTCGCTGGCTCTGGTTCGCGACAGGAAACCAGTGATCGGAGTCGTCGGCGCACCTTTTCTCGGCCTGGAGTACCACGCTGCCGCCGGGCAGGGTGCGTTCTGCAATGACAAGCCGATCTACGCGAGCAAAACCGAAACACTCGGTGGGGCGATCGTCTCGATTGGTGATTACGCGGTCGGACCGGAGGCGGAGCTGAAGAATAAGCGGCGGATCGCTCTCACCGCCGCACTGGCGGCAACCATGGAGCGAGTACGCATGTTCGGATCTGCTGCTCTCGATCTCGTGTGGGTTGCCGAGG
Encoded here:
- a CDS encoding DUF5919 domain-containing protein, giving the protein MPTVLKALLQQRHLQTVSAFNREYDRVASESEPELVGAGPKKAQFYRWLSGNLTSLPYPHHRRILEAMFPGWSADELFEDCASSSDVRSGRKIRNIADFSVRDMADVEAIFANRTDFLHAMPPRKLFESTRRIDMAGLSLNLLCQQYSDTDLMKLLESGVTLRCLFLDPSGTHIRLRETEEGHAPGVLSSLTELNMKCLIRVQKKFAPSQAKPIRIRTYDETVRFNITIVDSAVCIIQPYLPRARGVESPTLVARKSESTGLFDTFSEVFETMWSSGREVPSI
- a CDS encoding inositol monophosphatase — protein: MTVSRDELLAVARSAVERGAALLRTADRGSVRAKSDRDYVTDLDHLIQDQIRRYLADTTPTFGFLGEEIDDMSIPSSGESLWVLDPIDGTSNFIHGLPLCAVSLALVRDRKPVIGVVGAPFLGLEYHAAAGQGAFCNDKPIYASKTETLGGAIVSIGDYAVGPEAELKNKRRIALTAALAATMERVRMFGSAALDLVWVAEGRTDACVMLSNKPWDTAAGVLIAREAGAIVLDSASRRHSLDSADTIAAAPAIADQLMSLIDETIR